The region TAAAATCCTAGAACACACCACTAAATTTATTAGTATATCTCAGTTTTGacaataatgttttataaaatttcattattttaattcatgtaataaaaaaaattataataaatatttttttgtgttaGAAAAACACAAACTATTTaccattatatttattttatggagaaaaatatatttatcttaagagaaattaaatattcttatatattttttttattatcctTTTGTCCATATGAAATGGTGACAAGTTGATTAAAttattattaatttcattaaatgtTACGTATATCAAAATTTGTTCTGATAAGATGATGAGTAGaataaaatatagaaaaatatttaatttattttagcaTCAATAATAAATGTTTCAATAATTATAATGttgatttatatatttaatacaaTAAATACTTTATATATAATAGATATATTAATTAGtggaattaattaattttttattaataaaaataaaaacatcatGATATATAGAATTTAGGTAATTCAAAATCTGATATGACAAAAGTTTTGAGAAAACGACAAATGTAAAAGGATTTTCATTTGTTACAATAGAATTTGTTACGATAGGAAAGTCAAAACTTATTACCAAGTTTCAGCTAATTTTGGTAAAGATCTGTATTCTAATTTTGAGAACTTCATTTCCTCTGATCTTTGATTTTGTAAGTTGCAAATTGTAATGAAGTAAAGTAGCGATGAGATTCTCCTTTTCGGCGGAACACGTTTTCACAGGTTCAAAACAAAAGAGCGTGCCCCACAAGAGCTAAAATCCAGAGAAGACGGTGAAAATCAACAATTAATTGGGTCGCAAATTCAGCTCCTTGCGTGGGCCTTTTTTTCGATTGATAATCCCATTAAAGTCTCACTGTACTTTCACCTAATCTCTCTCTGCCTCTGTGCACCCTAGATAAAAACACTCAACTATACAGGTAATACATGAGCTCCAGCTCTCATAATTTGGTTTTATACGCAACCGACATCCCCAAATTCCTCTAATCTCAAAATCTGTATTCTGTTATTCCCCTATTTTCCACTGGCAAGAAATGGGTAATCGATTTAGTTGCAAGACGAAGAACAATAGTAACGGGTCAAAGGGTAGTAGGAGATTCGGTGGGGGGAATCGATCACAGAGGAAATTGCAATCAGATGAGGAGTTATTACACATGCAAGCTTTGTCTCTTGCAATTCAACACCATCAATCGTCTCAGCGATTCGATGGTTCTTTGTCTAGACGAATTGGATCCACCAGTTCTCGCCGCCGCAATAACCCCATCTCGGATCCGACCTTGACTAACCCCAAACAGCAAAAACAGGTCACTTCATTTATATCCTTTTGCTTTTTTTCTTTAGTGGGTTTACTTTGCttatttaatatgtttaatttttctGAAAAGGCGTGAGGGAAAAAGTTAATTTGATTTGTTTGAAGAATTCAATAGCCTAAAAAAgagctttttctttttctttagtaGTATCTTGATAATCATATAGCCTTTCTGCAGCGTTGACTATTTCTATTGGGTTGCTCCTTTGTTCTTTTAGCTATGCATTCATACCGGTTTTGCCTTCGAAGCAACTTTTAAGCTTTTTGTGTTTTTTCTCAAAGGGAAACTTCTATATATCTAACAATTTTGTTTCAAGATAATGGCTAAATTTATGATGTGTTGAGAAGGGATGAGTAGAATCTGAGATACATGATTACAATAGGACTTGTTAATACCATAAGCTCATAACTTCATTGAATTTACCATTCAATTTCCATctattgtatatgttctctgttgttgttgtgtgtgatttggaaGTATGGGACACTGCTTGATGTTTATGAGCATTGATATAACCTTTTAGTTTTTGGTGCAAAATcataaatgaaataatttataTCTCCAAAAGGAAAACTGTAAATCGGTTCTTAAATTTCTGTATAAGTACATTTTCTGCACTAATGGTGAAATCAGTTTGTAAATGATCCATAACATTGTACTTGAAAAACTCTACccaattacaacattgtactttcatttaGTGTCTTATCAGGACATTTGTATTTTAAATATTCTCCAAACTACATTTCTATAATTAGGTAGATCTTTCAAACTACAATGGTGTAATAAGTGAAAGTATGTAGCTATTTCTTGAAATTAACACTTTTTTATATTCAGTCACCAGAATTCTTGGAGAATCTTGAaacgaaaaaaattgttttgatacATGGAGAAGGATTTGGAGCATGGTGTTGGTATAAAACCATTGCTCTTCTAGAAGAATCTGGAATGCTTCCTACTGCATTAGATCTTACTGGATCCGGTATTGATTTGAAGGACACAAACAATGTCACTACACTTGAGGACTATTCAAAACCACTAACTGATTATTTGCAAAATTTACCCGAAGATGAAAAggtaaaacatatttctattctACCTCTTTTACTTTTAACATCATTACATTACATGATTGTTTTTTATATACGTTTGTTTATTTGTTAACATATGTAGGTAATTTTAGTGGGACATAGTAGTGGAGGTGCTTGTGTTTCGTATGCGTTAGAGCATTTTCAAGATAAGATTTCTAAAGCAATCTTTTTATGTGGGACAATGGTAGCCGATGGACAAAAACCCTTTGATGTTTTTGCTGAAGAGGTATGCATTCACTTAAAAACAGCTTATTGGATTAAGTCATGTAGTATATAAATTCTCTTTTCGCAGCTTGGATCTGCAGAGCTGTTTATGAAGGAATCCAAGTTCTTGATACATGGAAATGGGAAAGACAATCCAGCAACTGGATTCATGTTTGAGAAGCAACAAATGCGTGGATTGTATTTCAATCAGTCGCCTGCAAAAGTAATCTTCCACTCCCATTTATGCATTCTTGATGATTCATGAAACCTGATATAAGAATTATAAATTGATGGATTATGAGTGATTGCAGGATATAGCTCTGGCTATGGTTTCAGTGAGACCGATCCCACTGGGACCCATAATGCAGAACCTGTCACTATCAAAAGAGAAATATGGAAAGGGGCGTAGGTTTTATGTTCAAACACTTGATGATCATGCCCTTTCACCAGATATTCAAGAAAAGCTTGTAAGAGAAAATCCACCAGAAGGTGTTTTCAAGATCAAGGGTAGTGATCATTGCCCTTTCTTCTCTAAACCACAGTCACTGCACAAAATTTTGCTGGAGATAGCTCAAATTGCATAAGGGTCGAGTGGGGGATATGATAGAAAGAAACTGAGATGTTTTGTTTTTATGTGTATTTATTATAATTCatattgttatcaaatgttttagaGTTTAAGTTGTTAATTTGTTCATAGGTGCCCAGTTATAAAGAACATCAATATAGCATCCCTTTTTAATTCCCAAAGTGTATGAGGTTGATTTTAACAATAAATATTACTACAAAGAGAATCCCTTAATGTCCCATAAAATCCATATGAGGGATAATTGTGATTCTATAGTGGCTGGCTTTTGGGGGTCGTAAATTGGGGATAACAAATTTGGGGGAAAGTTTGTTTAGTGCGAGTAAAAACAAAATTGAAGATTCGGAACCAAAAACCATTATTTGGTTTTTGGTTGTTACAAAAGTCAAGAGGTTTGGTGTCATTGTTCTTTACATAAAAACTGAAACCCAAATCGAACAACTAAAAGCATAATGTTTTATGTATAAGTTTTattaattttgttaaaatttaaagTAATTAATATACAGTTTTTTTTAGTGGTACCTGTCAAACACACCTTTGTCCATCAAAATGGTAGTAAATCACGGATCACTAATAATATTTTTAGACATGAAACCTTGGATCCTCGGTATTAAAATTTGTACTTCAACCATGGAGACTAAAAATTAAATTATGAacataaatatatgttttgtattaataaattacttttcttttgttaaactttAATGAAAAAcacaaaagtaaaaataaaacatGATCAAAAAAACCTTAACTAAAACATAATCCTAATTTCAAAGTCCAATTGATTTTTTCGTTAGCGAACCAAGCATTGCTTCTAgctttaattttcaaaaatttatatattaataatcataatctTAAGATCGAAACCAAGAGAATCGACGAAACTAGTTATAGGTGGCATATTATGTTTACTTCGACACCATTTACGTAAATTTTTTTTACTGACATGATTGTGATTATTAATATGCCATTTTTAACCAGTTTTCACTGGGCTTCTTCTCAATATTAGGCTATATTTGACAGACTAGTTGAAAAGCTAGCTAGTAGCTGAAAAAGTAGCCGATAGCTGAAAAGTTAGctactagcttataagctagctgaCAAAAAATAACGTTTAGTAAAAATTAGCTGATAAACTAACTGAaagatataaaatgacataaaaagacatttagaaaatatattttttataattagttaaggatatattttgaaatttttaaaaagGCTTCTGAAAAgataatttaattagttttttaaaaagctagcttatTAACTACTTTTTATACCAAGTCAAAGTTTAAGGATCATAGATTTCCATGACCATTACATGCGATATTTTTATCATTTGGGTTTCAATTAATGTTTATTCATCCCTCATGGACGTGTATGTATGTCTATTCTCTAATGCAGTAATTGATGAGTTTGGATAGCAATTAGTAGAGTTGTGAGGTTAACTTGGGGTGGAAGAATATCACATGCATATTCATTGACGTAAGGTTCATATTATTATGATATATTATTAATGATTATATAATGTTTGCTGATGATGCGATTTTTGACAATGATTTGATATTCAACAAATGTTTGTGGAATGTTGATGATATAATATCTATTGTGTATAAAAAGTTTCTTCATGAGTCATGACTTTAAAGATCAtataagatggttgttattctaCAAAAATAACCCAtgcatttttttttccaaatatatTTGGTGAATTTAAATGTCAAAAAAGAATCCTTGAAGGGGTCCAATTGAATATAAGAAATAGTGTAAGGACCAAACTGATTAGGGATATGATAATTTTAGCCTCCGCATACAACTATATAAAGGAacgcaattagggttttcatatcCTTTAAGCCAGACGCCTCATCGTTACGCAGCTCACAGCCGGACTAAACCATCTTCATCGTAGGTTTGTGTTGTATTCCTCCATCGTCCTCTAATGTATATCATAAAACTATACTGTTGTTATTCTCCATTTTACATTGTTCAATTGAATTCCGTTCGAAACTGTTATTTTTCTTGTAAAACCTATGTTTCCGAAATGCGCTCTAGCACTGGCTTCTTTCCGATTAGACCCTCACTCTCAATAATATGTGTAAAGTGATTTGTAATTTTCAGTTCATAATTGATATGATTGATTTAGCTAGCGAAAAAAATTTGCTGATAATACCGACTAGAAATGTATAGGTTTCAtcgattttctattttttaagaaATAGGTTTGGAATTATAAAATTGTTCTTGTTTAATAGATCGTATTCCTTAGCAATGCCGGAGTCTCCTTGTATGGAGTTCATACGGTGTACATGTTATCCTGTTGGATTATTTGTGCAATATTTCTAGGTTTTTGCCTCACACATTACATATAATTGCAAGCTTTTTTATATCAAATTTGATCTGTTTTTCGTTCAGCTAGCTTGGATCATTAACTTATTTTGCTTGCTATTCTTTGTAAAAGTTTGATTTTTTGTATGTTTGTTGTGTGAACTTACTTCATAAACTTTGAACTTAAAAGTTAATAACAAGAGTTTGGTCATTATACTGAATTATATAGGGATAATCCTTAACTTTTTAGCTAATTGTGGCCTCTTATTTTTGTCATTatttttgtttcttgattttaCAGTTGTCATAAGAACTTGCAAAGATGCAGAACGAAGAGGGTCAGAACATGGATCTTTATATCCCAAGGAAATGGTATGTTTTTTAACATGTATATTTTGCATTAGAAAAGTAACAAATTATGAAAAATCAGCtcaatttctttttttcttttccagCTCTGCTACAAACAGGCTAATTACCTCAAAAGATCATGCTTCAGTCCAAATCAACGTAGGGCATTTGGATGAAAGTGGCCGATATACTGGTCAGTTTTCCACATTTGCCCTCTGTGGTTTTGTCCGTGCCCAGGTTAGTTTCGTCTTTTAGGCTTTATAGCAAATGACTTAATCTCTGCGAACATGTTTTATTGAcattttttaattgttttgtttGTGTAGGGAGATGCTGATAGTGCACTTGATAGGCTGTGGCAGAAGAAGAAAGTTGAAACCCAGCAATAGATATTTTATGACGATTGTGCCCCTCCTTAAATTTGCTTTAACCCCATGGGAATGTTGAGTTTTTCTTGGTGGAATTTTGTTGGACTTTTATTTAGATTCTGTTTCACTTCTATCCGGGAATGAAAGATTGCATTTAGTTTGAATATCAAGTTTGGAGTTTTATCTCaaagttgtgttttgggctacaTATTTGTAAAACAAACCAAACGAAGTAAGTTTAGCTTAacaaacaaaaatatatatacaaacaaacGTGCAAAATATATTTATCCGTCTATTCAAAGCATTACAAATCTGAAAATTATAAAATTTCTCAATTCTAAACAAAATCCTTGAGATGATCAACAATTTCATAATCAATGTGTCGTTGTTTAAAAAAAAGACTTTTTGTAAAGTATTGAAACTTTATgtcttatttattaaaaatcacaACTTCATTCTTTTGAATAGAAAAAAGAGAACGGAAAACTGTTTACATTACCTAATGGAAAAACAAATCTCAAAGATTTTTCTACATTCTCAAGGCATATTAAAGAATACTTTCTTAAGTTTCTTTCCAATGTTTTACTAAAGGCATATTAAACCGAATAGTCAAGGCATATTCGGTTTAATGGATGTTCTAAAACTTAAAGAATAAAAAACATTGTTGTTGGTCCAACGAGTTCTATCCAATATTCTAAAAACTAACTGGTTTGATTTTggtatgagttttatgaaatttGGTTGGATATCTGCCGATGCAGAATctattattataaaacaaaatttgaattaatattataaaataactaattaGCGTGAAATATAGTATATATACCACAAGTAATTGCATCTACGTgtattataattttaatataaTCAAGAATAAATAAATTATGCACTAATAATACGCAAATAGTTGTGCAAAACCCATGTTCTAGAAAGCATGTGATAATGGAGGGGGAGCGTCGAGAAGTCAACCCTTGATTTCAAATTATTAGACTTTCTCGATTTCATTGACCTCAAGAGTCGATCGAGGGTGATCTTCTTTTTCAATCCACGTTGATATCTTTGACCTGCCATGCAAATCCGGGCGATACATCCAATACAACCTACGCCACATCATACTTCGAGTCGTTTGTGGGTAAAACCTTGGACATAATaacatatttttatatatgtttaggtTAAAAAAACACCCCTATTTTACTAAAGATGTGTATGGGATGGGATGTCACAGCACCCTTTTATATAACTGtcttcattttttttatgattaatattttctattataagtttataacatGTAATTTGTTGATGTAAAAAAATATAAGCCATCGCTATTTTCAGAGCTTTTAATATATTATCTCACACTCCAATTCTCAAAATGCCAACACTAAGAATTTGACATTCCAACACAAGAAGAATGGTCATCGTCCTCACTTAAAGTAACAATAATAAATTTTAGTttgtaatatttataaaatttaattgTGACCCTAATTTATAATGTAACAATAATCAGTTTTTAATAAAGAAAATAGGAagttgaataatcaaaataatcaatttttaATAAAGAAAATAGGAAGTTGAATAATCAATCAATACAACCATATAAATAATTCAATCAATAATTGAATCTATAAAAACTTAACAAAATGctacaaaaaaaaagtttgaaaaatattatctAAAAGTTTATGAAAACCAACTCCAATTTATCACATTCCCATTGCTATCTTTTTTCCTCTTTAAATTGTAAATATTATAAGATTCGAAAAAGACGGACTGTAATTATGTCATTAAACGGACTGTAATTCACGCAGAAGAGCTATTTGAGCTATGAGAAAAAGACGGTACCGTCAAACAAGCCGTTAACGCCCTCTCCAAACACGAAACAACTTCACTCATACACGGTCGATCTCTACCCTCCAAAGTCACACAATCAACTGCTAAATATCCAACATATTTCACCGCCTCAATTTCAAAAGGCGTAGGCGGGGGAACTTTATGATCCAAAATTCGATGCATCTCCTCATGCACAATATACGGTACCACCACATCAACTACATTCCTCCTCTCTCCCGCCTCATTCTTGTGAATCGCACGAAGCCCAGATAACAGTTCCAACAAAACAACTCCAAAACTATAAACATCACTCTTAGCATTCAACTGCTCAAACTTATAATACTCCGGGTCCATGTACCCAACCGTACCCGCTGCCCGTAACGATAGGTGCGACCCGTCATCTGGTGGGCCCATTAGCGACAGTCCGAAATCCGATACTTTTCCGGTCCAATCACCATCAAGCAAGATGTTGGAGGACTTAATGTCACGATGTATGATCGGTGGTTCCGCGTAAACATGAAGATACTCTACTCCGCGGGCCGCGTCTAATGCCAATTTGATCCGGGCGGGCCATGACATTATATCCGAGCTAAAAAACTCGTGTAAATGTTCGTGAAGGCTACCTTTTTCCATGAATTCGTATACTAACACCAGTTCGTTGTTTTCTTCACAAAATCCTAGTAATTGGACTAGGTTTTTGTGGTTAACACGCGAGAGAAACTCGAGCTCGTTTACAAACGCGTTGTCTGTATCTTCTTGGCGCTTTTTTGTCCCCCCAGGAAGGGAGGAGGAGGACGTTGACTCGGCCCGTTTGACGGCAACTTTTTGACCGTTGGGTAATATGGCGCGGTAGACCGAACCGAAACTTCCGATCCCGATTCGGTTTTCATCGGAGAAATTGTCCGTTGCATTGATGATTGTTTGTAAAGTGAATTCTTCCAAGTGATTTGCGTTTCCTGTACTAATTAAATGTGACAATTTCTTTACGAGAATTCGGTTTGAAGTTTGAAGTTGTGATGCGATTTGGATGTCTTCCATTGGTCCGGAATCGTGGACCCGGCTTCCTTCGTTTGATTTGCAGAACCTGAAGATGAGAAAGATAAGAACAGCGAGGATTGATGAGCAACCGATGATTCCAACCACCAAGAAGGCAACCATTTTGGTACTCCAACCACTTTTGCGCGGTGGTGGAAGTGGTGGCGGGACAGGTGGTGGGACTGATTCCGGCGGGTCTTGATTGTAAACACACGGCTTGCAAATCATCAATGTTCTGCTGCAAAATGATCCGTAGTTTGGAATTGTACCACAATTGCATGTGGTTGTGCATAAACCTGGAATCACGTCTGTGAAAATAATAGAATTTGAGTTCAAAGATTCATTCCCCCAACAGTAGAGCGAATAATTCGAAGTCAAAATCCCACAAAAAATACCGCGATTTGCCTGCAATGCTTCGAAAGAAACCTGTCGTAGATTTTCCGGCAAACTGAAACCATTTCCGCCCCAACAAATCACTGTTCCATTATCCCTGATTGCACAAAATCGATTATCTCCCATGGAAACTGATTTGAACACACCATTTGGTTTCGAAATCATAGCGTCTCCCCAACAATCTAAACCACCAGTGGAATTAACGGCACAAACACGATTATATCCGGCGGAAATCACACTGTAATTACCCACCGGAGAACTGTTAGTGATGTTGAAAGTATTACTGCTACTTCCTACGCACCTTATTTCTCCAAATTCAGAGAACCCACAAACGTAATTCTCCCCAACTGTAACACTGGATCGGAATTGAGATCGATTGACGTTGGAATCGTCATTGAATTGATCCCATTGCCAACACAGGAGCTGATTGGTGGCACTAACAATCCCGCAAACATGAGAGTCACCGGAATCAATGTCTTGGAGAGATGGGCCAAGGTAAACCCTCTTATACACCGTACTTCCATTGTTGAGAAACCTCCAGCAAACTAGAAACGAAGTGGGTGTTGTCGATGGATTCGAGAACGGCGAGCTTAATGCACAGAGGAATCCAGCTCCACCCACGATTCCAACGAAGGGATACCTGTTTCCTTCGTTGATCGGAAGTTGAAATCCGTCGGGGGAGCTAGTAGTGGTGCAATTGAGGCGGGTTCGTTGTTGGGTAGGGGATTTAGTTAACGCACAAATGAGGGTTTGGTTGGAATTGATGTGGGAAATTGATACAG is a window of Lactuca sativa cultivar Salinas chromosome 1, Lsat_Salinas_v11, whole genome shotgun sequence DNA encoding:
- the LOC111913489 gene encoding putative methylesterase 12, chloroplastic; amino-acid sequence: MGNRFSCKTKNNSNGSKGSRRFGGGNRSQRKLQSDEELLHMQALSLAIQHHQSSQRFDGSLSRRIGSTSSRRRNNPISDPTLTNPKQQKQSPEFLENLETKKIVLIHGEGFGAWCWYKTIALLEESGMLPTALDLTGSGIDLKDTNNVTTLEDYSKPLTDYLQNLPEDEKVILVGHSSGGACVSYALEHFQDKISKAIFLCGTMVADGQKPFDVFAEELGSAELFMKESKFLIHGNGKDNPATGFMFEKQQMRGLYFNQSPAKDIALAMVSVRPIPLGPIMQNLSLSKEKYGKGRRFYVQTLDDHALSPDIQEKLVRENPPEGVFKIKGSDHCPFFSKPQSLHKILLEIAQIA
- the LOC111913491 gene encoding 40S ribosomal protein S21-2; the protein is MQNEEGQNMDLYIPRKCSATNRLITSKDHASVQINVGHLDESGRYTGQFSTFALCGFVRAQGDADSALDRLWQKKKVETQQ
- the LOC111913492 gene encoding serine/threonine-protein kinase-like protein CCR4 → MADSLLALFSLAFFLFLNFPSISSLPTVSISHINSNQTLICALTKSPTQQRTRLNCTTTSSPDGFQLPINEGNRYPFVGIVGGAGFLCALSSPFSNPSTTPTSFLVCWRFLNNGSTVYKRVYLGPSLQDIDSGDSHVCGIVSATNQLLCWQWDQFNDDSNVNRSQFRSSVTVGENYVCGFSEFGEIRCVGSSSNTFNITNSSPVGNYSVISAGYNRVCAVNSTGGLDCWGDAMISKPNGVFKSVSMGDNRFCAIRDNGTVICWGGNGFSLPENLRQVSFEALQANRGIFCGILTSNYSLYCWGNESLNSNSIIFTDVIPGLCTTTCNCGTIPNYGSFCSRTLMICKPCVYNQDPPESVPPPVPPPLPPPRKSGWSTKMVAFLVVGIIGCSSILAVLIFLIFRFCKSNEGSRVHDSGPMEDIQIASQLQTSNRILVKKLSHLISTGNANHLEEFTLQTIINATDNFSDENRIGIGSFGSVYRAILPNGQKVAVKRAESTSSSSLPGGTKKRQEDTDNAFVNELEFLSRVNHKNLVQLLGFCEENNELVLVYEFMEKGSLHEHLHEFFSSDIMSWPARIKLALDAARGVEYLHVYAEPPIIHRDIKSSNILLDGDWTGKVSDFGLSLMGPPDDGSHLSLRAAGTVGYMDPEYYKFEQLNAKSDVYSFGVVLLELLSGLRAIHKNEAGERRNVVDVVVPYIVHEEMHRILDHKVPPPTPFEIEAVKYVGYLAVDCVTLEGRDRPCMSEVVSCLERALTACLTVPSFSHSSNSSSA